Sequence from the Lysobacter capsici genome:
GGCGCAGCTGACCCTGCGTCTGCGCGATGGCCGCGGCGAGCGCGAACAGACCGTGGCGATCGATGCCGGCAGCGATGCGAGCGGCTTTCCGGCCGGGCTGTGGGCGCGTTATTCGATCGCCGCGCTGCAGGCCGATCCCGACCTCAACCGCGCCGCGATCGCGCGCCTGGGCCAGCGCTTCGGCATCGTCACCGCCGAGACCTCGCTGATCGTGCTCGACGATATCGCCGACTACGTGCGCTACGACATCGCTCCGCCGGACCGGCTCGACGAATTCAATCGTCTCAAGACCCGGCAGGCCGCCGAACTCGATGGCGCGCGCAAGGCCAACCTGGACCGGGTGGCCGAGATGTACCAGCAGCGCCTGGATTGGTGGCAGCGCGACTGGCCCAAGAACGCGCCGCCCAAGCCGGCCGAGGATCTCAAGCTCAGTCTCGCCCGGCGATCGCGCGAGGAACTTTCGCAGCGTGCGTCCGCCCCGGCGATGACGATGGCGCCGCCTCCGCCGCCCGCGCCGATGGCCGCCGAGGCCGCGCCGATCGCGGCGGATGCGGCCGCGGGAGCGCTGGAGCTCATCACCGTCACCGGCTCGCGGGTCAGCGATGAAGACCTCGCCAAAGTCGAGGCTGACGGTGGCGCAAGCTCCAGCACTCGCGCCAGCATCAACCTGCAACCGTGGCAGCCCGATTCGCCGTACGCGCGCCGCCTGCGCCAGGCCAGCGCCGACCAGGTCTATGCCATCTACCTGGACGAGCGCGATTCCAATGCCGGCAGTACCGCGTTCTATCTAGACGTCGCCGATGTGCTCAGCGAAAAGGGCGAGCGCGATCTGGCCTTGCGGGTGCTGTCGAATCTGGCCGAGATGGATCTGGAGAACCGCCACATCCTGCGCGTGCTCGGCTATCGGCTGATGCAGGCCGGCCAGCCCGCGCTGGCGGTGCCGGTGTTGCAGCAGGTGCTGCGCCTGGCCGAGGAAGAGCCGCAGAGCTTCCGCGACCTGGGCCTGGCCTATGCCGCGAACGGGCAGTACCAGCAGGCGGTCGACAGCCTGTACGAAGTGGCCTTGCGCGACTGGGACCAGCGCTTCCCGGGGATCGAGGAAATCGCCCTGGCCGAGCTCAATGCCATCGCCGCCGCGCACCCGGGCCAGGTCGACACGCGCCGCATCGATCCGCGCCTGAGCCGCAACCTGCCGTTGGACCTGCGCGTGGTGCTGAGCTGGGACAGCGACAATTCCGACATGGACCTGTGGGTGACCGACCCGAACGGCGAAAAGTGCTTCTACAGCCACAAGCTGACCTACCAGGGCGGGCGCATCACCAACGATTTCACCGGCGGCTACGGCCCGGAGGAGTTCTCGCTGCGCAAGGCCAAGCCCGGCAAGTACAAGGTCGAGGCCAATTTCTACGGCGACCGCCAGCAACTGGTGACCGGCGCGACCACGCTGAGCCTGTGGCTGAGCACCGGCTTCGGCGGTCAGCGCCAGAACGACCAGCGGGTGACCCTGCGGCTCAAGGACCAGAAGGAAGTGGTGCTGGTGGGCGAGTTCGAGGTCAAGTAACGACCGCCCCCGGTAGGAGCGGCGCGAGCCGCGACCGCGCCACGGCAGACCCCGGCACCGGCTTGGGCTTGCCGTGGCGGTCGATCGCCATGGCAAGCCTGCGCGGGCCCGCGGGGTTCGCGGTCGCGGCTTGCGCCGCTCCTACAGGTAGGCCATGGGGGTAGGGCGGCTACGCGAGCCGGTCGCGGCTGCTAGAATTAGCGGTTCTTCCGCATAGCAAGCACCGGACATGATCGAACTCAATCCCGTCCGCCAGCGCATCGCCGACCTCAAGGGCCGGCTGGATTCGCTCAGGGGGTATCTTTGACTACGACGCCAAGGTCGAACGTCTCGAAGAAGTAAACCGCGAGCTGGAAAGCCCGGATGTGTGGAACGACTCCGAGCGCGCCCAGGGCCTGGGCCGCGAGCGCGCCGCGCTGGAAAAGGTCGTCAACGGCATCCGTACCCTCACCGAGGGCCTGCTGGGCGGTCTGGAACTGCTCGAACTGGCCGAGATGGAGGACGACGAGTCCACCGCGCTGGCCGTGGTCGAGGACGTCGAACGCTACGCCAAGGAAGTCGAGAAACTCGAATTCCGCCGGATGTTCTCCGGGCAGATGGACTCGGCTTCGGCCTTCGTCGACATCCAGGCCGGCGCCGGCGGCACCGAGGCCCAGGACTGGGCGGAAATCCTGCTGCGCATGTACCTGCGCTGGGCCGAATCGCGCGGCTGGAAGGCCGAGCTGATGGAAGTCAGCGGCGGCGACGTCGCGGGCATCAAATCGGCCACGTTCCGGGTCGAGGGCGATTTCGCTTACGGCTGGCTCAAGACCGAGACCGGCGTGCATCGCCTGGTGCGCAAGTCGCCGTTCGACTCCGACAACCGCCGCCACACCAGTTTCACCTCGGTGTTCGTGTCGCCGGAAGTCGACGACAAGATCGTCATCGACATCAACCCGGCCGACCTGAAGACCGACGTCTACCGCTCCTCGGGCGCCGGCGGCCAGCACGTCAACAAGACCGAGTCGGCGGTGCGCATCACCCACGTGCCCAGCGGGATCGTGGTGGCCTGCCAGACCGAGCGCAGCCAGCACGCCAACCGCGACCGCGCGATGAAGATGCTCGCGGCGAAGTTGTACGAGCTGGAAATCCAGAAGCGCAACGCCGAGCGCGACGCGGTCGAGGCGACCAAGTCCGACATCGGCTGGGGCAGCCAGATCCGCAACTACGTGCTCGACCAGAGCCGGATCAAGGATCTGCGCACCGGCATCGAACGCAGCGACACCCAGAAGGTGCTCGACGGCGACCTGGACGAATTCGTCGAGGCCAGCCTCAAATCGGGCCTGGAAGCGGGTTCGAAACGCAACGACGCGGTGTAAGCCGCGTCGGTTCGGGTGGTGGGGCGGTCGCGGCGTCTTCGGCGCCGTGTCCGCGGCGGGGTGATTCCCACCGGCTCTGATCGGGCTCGCGGTGCATCGGCTTCGCGGCTCATCGGGTTCACAGCACATGGGTTCACAGCACGCCGGGCTCGCAGCAGGAACCGGTATGGGCATTGAGCGATTCGCCGCATCGCTCGCGGCACGAACGGTTCGGGCCACGAGTTCTGCACCCACCGGTTCGCCGCGCCCTCTCAAGTCGTCATCCCCGCGAAGGCGGGGATCCAGAGACTTCAGAGTCTTGCCGCGGTGAAGCCCTGGATCCCCGCCTTCGCAGGGATCACGGGCAGGCAGGGCGCGCGATGTGTTCGAAAGGCCGATCAGCACGACAACCCGCCCAGCAGCACCGCGGCGGTCAGCAGGAGAAAGCGCCAGCCAGCAGGACCGCGCCGCCCAGCGGCTCTCATCGCGCTGCAGTGGCATGAACCGGCTTGGCTGGCGAAGCCCCGAACAACCCGCGCGGCCTGAGCGAACCCATCACCGCAATCGCCCGACCGCTTGACCACCGCATCCGTCCCAGTTTCCGCACCACCGCCACCCGCCCGCGCAAGCGCGCACCGTGCGACTTCAGTAATCTTCCTTCCTCACGCTTTCTCAAGCCCCGGCCAGACCCCAAGACCATGACCGACGACAACCTTCCGCCCATCGACGAGAACCATCTGATCGCGGAGCGTCGCGCCAAACTCAAGGCCTTGCGCGGGGAGGGCATCGCGTTCCCGAACGACTTCCGCCGCGGCGACTACACCGGCGACCTGCAGGCGCAGTATGCCGACGCCGAGCACTGGAACCAGGAATCGCTGGACGCCGAGGCCCGACGCGCCGTTGTCGCCGGCCGGATCGTTGCCAAGCGGGTGATGGGCAAGGCCAGCTTCGTGCAGATCCAGGACGAATCCGGCCGCATCCAGTTATTCCTGCAAGCCAATGTGCTTGGCGCGGCTTACGACGCATTCAAGGGCTGGGATCTGGGCGATATTGTTGGCGCCGAGGGCCCGCTGACCCGAACCAAGACCGGCGAACTGTCGATCAAGGCCGATTCGCTGCGCCTGCTGACCAAGTCGCTGCGTCCGCTTCCTAGCAGTTGGTTCGGCCTGACCGACGTCGAACAGCGCTACCGCCAGCGCTATGTCGACCTGATCGTCTCGCCCGACGCGCGCGACGTGTTCGTCAAGCGCTCCAAGATCATCCGCGCGATGCGCGCCTGGCTCGACACCCGGCGCTTCCTGGAAGTGGAAACGCCGATGATGCATTACATCCCCGGCGGCGCCGCGGCCAAGCCCTTCGTCACCCACCACAACGCGCTCGACTTGGAGTTGTACCTGCGCGTCGCGCCGGAGCTGTACCTCAAGCGCCTGGTGGTCGGCGGCCTGGAGCGCGTCTACGAGATCAACCGCAACTTCCGCAACGAGGGCGTGTCGACCCGGCACAACCCCGAATTCACCATGCTCGAGCTGTACGAGGCCTACGCCACCTACACCGAGATCATGGACCTGACCGAATCGGTGATCCGCCACGCCGCGCAGGAAGTGCTCGGCAAGACCCAGGTCGAGTGGGACGGCAACGCGATCGACCTGGGGCCGGGCTTCCGCCGCTGGTCGATGACCGAGGCCGTGCTCGAGCACAACCCGGAGATCAAGCGTGAGGACCTGCGCAACCTGGACGCCATGCGCGCCCACGGCGCGCGCCTGAAGGTCGCGGTCAAGCCGTCCTACGGCTGGGGCAAGCTGCTGCTGGAAATCTTCGAAAAGACCGTCGAACACACCCTGATCCAGCCGACCTTCATCACCGACCATCCGGTCGAGGTGAGCCCGCTGGCGCGCGCCAACGACAACGATCCGGAGCTGACCGACCGCTTCGAGCTGTTCGTCGGCGGCAAGGAACTGGCCAACGGCTTCTCCGAGCTCAACGATCCCGAAGACCAGGCCGCGCGGTTCCTGGCCCAGGTCGAGCAGAAGGACGGCGGCGACGACGAGGCGATGCATTTCGACGCCGATTACATCCGCGCGCTCGAGGTCGGCTTGCCGCCCACCGGCGGCCTGGGCATCGGCATCGACCGGCTGGTGATGCTGCTGACCGGCTCGTCCTCGATCCGCGACGTGCTGCTGTTCCCGTACATGCGCCCGGAAGCCTGAGTGCAACGCCCGCGCCAGACGACGCGGCCCGATCGCCTGGGCCGCGCGGACGCCAGAGCGGCGCGCATCAACGTGGGTTAACCTGTACGCCGGCCAGCTCGCGCTGGCCGTTTTCGTTATATGTTTACGTGTAAACCGTGACGAGCTGCGCGCAATTGCGCGTCTGGCTCATACGCATCCCGACTCAGGCATGACCGGTCGGGACTTTCGGCGGCTGTCACAGGCATTGCGGCGGAGTATGCTCGCAGGCCGGTCGCCATAGGGGGTGGCCTCACTACGGGTATCGGTGTGAACGTCGTTATCGTCGATGACCAGACATCCGCGCGGACGATGCTGCGCCACATCATCGAGGACATCGCGTCCGAGCTGTCGGTGCACGATTTCGGCGAGCCCGAAGCCGCGCTGGCCTGGTGCGAAAGCCATCAGCCCGATCTGCTGCTGCTCGATTACCGCATGCCCGGCATCGACGGCCTGGAGTTCGCGCGGCGTTTCCGCCGCCTGCCGATGCACCGCGACATCCCGATCATCCTGGTCACCGTGGTCGGCGACGAACCCGTGCGCCAGGCCGCGCTCGAAGCCGGGGTGATCGATTTCCTGGTCAAGCCGGTGCGCCCGCGCGAACTGCGCGCGCGTTGCCGCAACCTGCTGCAGCTGCGCCAGCAGTCCGAGAACGTCAAGCAACGCGCGCTGTCGCTGGAGCAGCGGCTGCTGTCGAGCATGCACGAGGTCGAGGAGCGCGAACGCGAGACCCTCTCAAGGCTGGCGCGCGCGATCGAGTTCCGCGACGCCGGCACCAGCGCCTACCTGGAGCGCATGGCCCACATCGCCGGGCTGATCGCCGAGCAGCTGGGCATGTTCGAGGACGAGATCCGGGTCATCGAGATGGCCGCGCCGCTGCACGACATCGGCAAGATCGCCATCCCCGACGCGGTGCTGATGAAGCCCGGCCCGCTGACCGAGGAGGAGACGGCGATCATGCGCCGCCATCCCAAGATCGGCTACGAACTGCTCAGCGGCAGCCAGAACCGTTTCATCCAGGCCGGCGCCCTGATCGCTTTGCGCCACCACGAGCGCTACGACGGCAGCGGCTACCCGGACGGGCTGGTCGGGGACGAAATTCCGCTGGAAGCGCGGATCGTGGCGGTCGCGGACGTGTTCGACGCGCTTATTTCGCCGCGTCCGTACAAGAAAGCCTGGGACGTGGACGCCGCCCTGGGGTACATGTACGCCCAACGCGGGCGCTTGTTCGACCCGCGATGCGTGGACGCGCTGATTCGCAGCCGCGCCCGACTCGACGAAATCTGCCAACGCTATTCGACGAGTTCGACCCGCCCCGGCTTGGAGTAGCCGATGGATGCCGTCTGACGCTTGTTCAAGCAGCGCCTTTCGAATCGCCCGGACAGCGAGCACGGGCGGGCATCGATGCGGAAGCGGACTCGATCGGCACGTGGGCAGGGATGGACATGGCGGGCTCCTGGAAGGTTGAGTGCGGGCGGTGGACCTACGTCGCGATGCCGCGCCTGATCTGAAGAACGTCCAGACCAGGTTTTGCGCTTGAATCGAGGCGATCGTCGACGCACGAAAAAGGCCCTTTCGGGGCCTTTTCGCCAACGCTGGCTTACGCTCGATTATTGCGACGCGATTACTTGGGCGCGTCGCGCAGTTCGCGGCGCAGGATCTTGCCGACGTTGGTCTTGGGCAGTTCCTTGCGGAACTCCACGTACTTGGGATGCTTGTAGCCGGTCAGGTTGAGGCGCGCATGCGCCTTGACCTCTTCGGCGGTCAGGGCCTGGTCCTTCTTGACGATCACCACCTTGACCGCTTCGCCGGACTTGTCGTCGGGCACGCCGACCGCGGCGACTTCGAGCACGCCGGGCATCATCGCGATCACGTCCTCGATCTCGTTGGGGTACACGTTGAAGCCCGAGACCAGGATCATGTCCTTCTTGCGGTCGACGATATAGAAGTAGCCCTTCTCGTCCATCCGCGCCATGTCGCCGGTGTGCAGCCAGCCGTCCTTGTCGATGACGTCGTCGGTTTCCTTCGGCCGCTGCCAATAGCCCTTCATTACCTGGGGGCCCTTGATGCACAGCTCGCCGACTTCGCCCACGCCGAGGATGTTGAAGTTCTCGTCCTGCACGCAGGCGTCGGTCGAGGAAATCGGCAGGCCGATCGCGCCGTTGTAGGCCGGCAGGTCCATCGGGTTGATGCAGGCCGCGGGCGAGGTCTCGGTCAGGCCGTAGGCCTCGATCAGGGTCACGCCGGTGACTTCCTTCCAGCGGTCGGCGACCGAGCGCTGCACGGCCATGCCGCCGCCGAGGGTCAGGTGCAGCTTGGAGAAATCGACTTCGGCGAAACCGGGCGTGTTGAGCAGGCCGTTGAACAGGGTGTTGACGCCGGTGATCGCGGTGAACGGGGTGTTCTTGAGTTCCTTCACGAACGCCGGCATGTCGCGCGGGTTGGTGATCATGTGGTTGAGGCCGCCGAACTTCATGAACACCAAGCCGTTCGCCGTCAACGCGAAGATGTGGTACAGCGGCAGCGCGGTGATGATGATTTCTTGGCCGAGCTTGGCGTTGGCGCCGACCCAGGCCGAGGCCTGCTGCATGTTCGCGACCAGGTTGCGGTGCGTGAGCATCGCCCCCTTGGCGACACCCGTGGTACCGCCGGTGTATTGCAAAAACGCGATGTCGTCAGGCGAAATCTCCACCTGCGGCAGCTTGTGCATCTGCCCGAGGGTCAGCGTGTCGCGAAACCGCACCGCGCCCGGAATGTCGTACTCGGGCACCATCTTTTTCACGTACTTGAGCACGAAGTTCATGATCGGGCCCTTGAGCCCGCCGATCATGTCGCCCAGTCCGGTGGTGATGACCTGCTTGATCGGCGTATCGGCGACCACGCTCTGCACGGTGTCGCCGAAGTTGTCGAGCACGAAGATCACCGACGCGCCCGAGTCCACCAACTGGTGCTTGAGCTCGCGCGCGGTGTACATCGGATTGGTGTTGACCACGGTCAGCCCGGCGCGCAGCACGCCGAAGGTCGCGATCGGGTACTGCAGGCAGTTGGGCATCATGATCGCGACGCGATCGCCCTTCTTGAGCTTGAGCTCGCCGAGCAGGTAAGCGGCGAATTGCGCGCTGAGCCGGTCGATGTCGCCGTAGGTCAGGACCTTGCCGAAATTGGAGAAAGCGGGGCGGTCGCGGTATTTTTCGATCGCGTTTTCCAGCACCGACACCACCGACGGAAATTCCTCCACGTCGATCTGCGCGGGCACGCCTTGCGGATATTGGGCAAGCCACGGACGTTCCAAACTCATCGCGATCCCCTCTTTAAATCGCTTCGCCGATACTGGCCGCCGGCTTGCTGTGTGCGCCGCCGTACGGTGTTCGCTCGATTGGAGCATAGGCTCTACTGGCTGGCAAGGCGGTGGCGCGCGCGCGGCCGGGGATGCTGTCCGCGGCACCGCGAACCTGTCACGATGAGCGCCGATGCGGCGACCCGAACGGTCGTGCGAAGACAGGACGTCGGCCCGCTGGGGCCGGTACGCAGAGGGTTCCGATGGGGTATGCACAGACAATCGCCCGATTTTTCGCGCCGGCCGGCCCGCGAGGGACGTGGATGGGCGCGACCGGTCGATCGGCCGCTCGCCGGCCCGCGCCGCGCGCGCTGTGGCTGCTGGGCCTGCTCGCGCTGCTGCTGAGCGCCTGCGGCGAACAGGCGCCGCCCGAACAACGCCTGCGCGCGACCGTGCAGCAGATGCACGAGACCATCCAGCAACGTGATCCGAGCGCGCTCGAGGATTTGCTGGCCAAGGATTTCGTCGGCACCAACGGCCTCGACCGGCTGGGTGCGCGGCGCATGGCGATGGCGCTGTTCCTGCGTTATCGCAACGTCGGGGTCAAGCTGGGGCCGTTGAAGGTGCAGATGAAACCCGGCCACGCCACGGTGAGTTTCACCGCCGCGTTGACCGGCGCGGCCGGGACGATTCCCGATGCGGCGCAGATTTACGACGTGCAGACCGGCTGGCGCGAAGAGGGCGGTGAGTGGCGGCTGACCTCGGCGCGGTGGACGCCGGTGCTGTAATTGCAGGGCCGCGCAGCCGTTGCCGATGCGGCGCGACGCGGCCGCATCGTGCGGGCCTTATGCGACCGCACCGTGCGGTCCTTCTCCCGCGAGCGTGAGAAGGTGCCCGAAGGGCGGATGAGGGGCGCAGTTACCGGCTCCGCGCCGGACCAACGTCCCGATGGAGATGTCCCGTGATCGCCAGCCATCTCGACCGCTCCCTGTAGGAGCGGCGCGAGCCGCGACCGTCATGTCGGAGTTCGCGCCGTAAATACTTGAGCCCATCTCGATCCGATCGAAAGCAATCTGCCCGGTCCGTCGTTGCGACGATCGCTTCCTGTAGGAGCGGCGCAAGCCGCGACCGCGGGGCCGCCGATGGCTTCGTTGCTGGCCGAAGGCTGTCTTGACCGCCTGTTGGCGGTTTGCGCTGTTGTTGCGGATTCGCGGTCGCGGCTTGCGCCGCTCCTACAGTGCAATACGTATCGCGCGTCCCGGATTGCCGGGCTCGCGGCCCTCACCCCAACCCCTCTCCCGCAAGCGGGAGAGGGGCTTTAGAGCCGATCAGGCGGTCTTTTTCGCAGCCAACTGGCGCAGCACGTAATGCAGGATGCCGCCGTGGTGGCTGAGGCCAAGCGCTTGCGAACCGTCAGGTTCGCGCTTGGCCGAAGGCCGGCGGCGAGAGCCGCCGGCGGGGCTTCCGCTCGACACGCAGCCGATCAGGTCGCTTTCTTCGCAGCCAACTGGCGCAGCACGTAATGCAGGATGCCGCCGTGGTGGCTGAGGCCAAGCGCTTGCGAACCGTCAGGTTCGCGCTTGGCCGAAGGCCGGCGGCGAGAGCCGCCGGCGGGGCTTCCGCTCGACACGCAGCCGATCAGGTCGCTTTCTTCGCAGCCAACTGGCGCAGCACGTAATGCAGGATGCCGCCGTGGCGGAAGTACTCCACTTCCTTAGGCGTCAGCAGCAACACCTTCACTTCGAACGTCTGCTCGCTGCCGTCGGCCTTCCGGGCCACCACGGTCGCGGTCTTGGACTTGCCGTCGTCCAGACCGATCACGTCGATCGTTTCCGAACCGTCCAGACCATGGGTCTGCGCGTTCTCGCCGTCCTTGAACTGCAGCGGCAGCACGCCCATGCCGACCAGGTTGGAGCGGTGGATGCGCTCGAAGCTTTCGGCGATCACCGCCTTGACGCCCAGCAGGTTGGTGCCCTTGGCCGCCCAGTCGCGCGAGGAACCGGTGCCGTATTCCTTGCCGGCGAACACCACCAGCGGCACGCCGTCGGCCTTGTACTTCATCGCCGCATCAAAGATCGCCAGCTTCTCGCCCTGGCCGCCGTTCTTGCCGAAGTACAGCGTGTTGCCGCCTTCCTCGCCACCGAACATCAGGTTCTTGATGCGGATGTTGGCGAAGGTGCCGCGCACCATCACGTCGTCGTTGCCGCGGCGCGAACCGTAGCTGTTGAAGTCCGCCGGCTGCACGCCGCGCTCCTGCAGGAAGCGGCCCGCCGGCGAATCCTTCTTGATGTTGCCGGCCGGCGA
This genomic interval carries:
- a CDS encoding VIT domain-containing protein is translated as MKSPFSLAAFAGVLLSLPLGLVALAQAQVHGPITAPRLPPLLIVRDAAKPIELESARVDGEVAGGLARTSIELVFRNPNARVLEGELQFPLRDGQQVAGFALDIDGALRPAVPVPKAKGRQVFETIERRGVDPALLEQTAGNQFKLRIYPIPAQGTRRVRLELSESLSRHDGEWKYELPLAFAAQARHFDLAIRAAQKPKVEGLASGVQISSRGGRYTVSLNQPPVGNALSLSIPASATARAYTQDVAGERYFLAEVPVEGARQARALPKSIGLLWDSSASGRKRDNASELALLDRYFRASGTVQVSLIRLRDRAEPARNFAVSGGDWSALRRELQSTVYDGATDPGGWEAQAGIEEYLVVSDGLFNYGKRSFPKLLPRQRLYALNSAGASGDGARLSALAQANGGRLISWQRAGELDRAADALLNEGPQLLGVSALGASEVVADSPFADGGLLRIAGRLSDAKAQLTLRLRDGRGEREQTVAIDAGSDASGFPAGLWARYSIAALQADPDLNRAAIARLGQRFGIVTAETSLIVLDDIADYVRYDIAPPDRLDEFNRLKTRQAAELDGARKANLDRVAEMYQQRLDWWQRDWPKNAPPKPAEDLKLSLARRSREELSQRASAPAMTMAPPPPPAPMAAEAAPIAADAAAGALELITVTGSRVSDEDLAKVEADGGASSSTRASINLQPWQPDSPYARRLRQASADQVYAIYLDERDSNAGSTAFYLDVADVLSEKGERDLALRVLSNLAEMDLENRHILRVLGYRLMQAGQPALAVPVLQQVLRLAEEEPQSFRDLGLAYAANGQYQQAVDSLYEVALRDWDQRFPGIEEIALAELNAIAAAHPGQVDTRRIDPRLSRNLPLDLRVVLSWDSDNSDMDLWVTDPNGEKCFYSHKLTYQGGRITNDFTGGYGPEEFSLRKAKPGKYKVEANFYGDRQQLVTGATTLSLWLSTGFGGQRQNDQRVTLRLKDQKEVVLVGEFEVK
- the prfB gene encoding peptide chain release factor 2 (programmed frameshift); this encodes MIELNPVRQRIADLKGRLDSLRGYLDYDAKVERLEEVNRELESPDVWNDSERAQGLGRERAALEKVVNGIRTLTEGLLGGLELLELAEMEDDESTALAVVEDVERYAKEVEKLEFRRMFSGQMDSASAFVDIQAGAGGTEAQDWAEILLRMYLRWAESRGWKAELMEVSGGDVAGIKSATFRVEGDFAYGWLKTETGVHRLVRKSPFDSDNRRHTSFTSVFVSPEVDDKIVIDINPADLKTDVYRSSGAGGQHVNKTESAVRITHVPSGIVVACQTERSQHANRDRAMKMLAAKLYELEIQKRNAERDAVEATKSDIGWGSQIRNYVLDQSRIKDLRTGIERSDTQKVLDGDLDEFVEASLKSGLEAGSKRNDAV
- the lysS gene encoding lysine--tRNA ligase; this encodes MTDDNLPPIDENHLIAERRAKLKALRGEGIAFPNDFRRGDYTGDLQAQYADAEHWNQESLDAEARRAVVAGRIVAKRVMGKASFVQIQDESGRIQLFLQANVLGAAYDAFKGWDLGDIVGAEGPLTRTKTGELSIKADSLRLLTKSLRPLPSSWFGLTDVEQRYRQRYVDLIVSPDARDVFVKRSKIIRAMRAWLDTRRFLEVETPMMHYIPGGAAAKPFVTHHNALDLELYLRVAPELYLKRLVVGGLERVYEINRNFRNEGVSTRHNPEFTMLELYEAYATYTEIMDLTESVIRHAAQEVLGKTQVEWDGNAIDLGPGFRRWSMTEAVLEHNPEIKREDLRNLDAMRAHGARLKVAVKPSYGWGKLLLEIFEKTVEHTLIQPTFITDHPVEVSPLARANDNDPELTDRFELFVGGKELANGFSELNDPEDQAARFLAQVEQKDGGDDEAMHFDADYIRALEVGLPPTGGLGIGIDRLVMLLTGSSSIRDVLLFPYMRPEA
- a CDS encoding response regulator; translated protein: MGGGLTTGIGVNVVIVDDQTSARTMLRHIIEDIASELSVHDFGEPEAALAWCESHQPDLLLLDYRMPGIDGLEFARRFRRLPMHRDIPIILVTVVGDEPVRQAALEAGVIDFLVKPVRPRELRARCRNLLQLRQQSENVKQRALSLEQRLLSSMHEVEERERETLSRLARAIEFRDAGTSAYLERMAHIAGLIAEQLGMFEDEIRVIEMAAPLHDIGKIAIPDAVLMKPGPLTEEETAIMRRHPKIGYELLSGSQNRFIQAGALIALRHHERYDGSGYPDGLVGDEIPLEARIVAVADVFDALISPRPYKKAWDVDAALGYMYAQRGRLFDPRCVDALIRSRARLDEICQRYSTSSTRPGLE
- a CDS encoding long-chain fatty acid--CoA ligase; protein product: MSLERPWLAQYPQGVPAQIDVEEFPSVVSVLENAIEKYRDRPAFSNFGKVLTYGDIDRLSAQFAAYLLGELKLKKGDRVAIMMPNCLQYPIATFGVLRAGLTVVNTNPMYTARELKHQLVDSGASVIFVLDNFGDTVQSVVADTPIKQVITTGLGDMIGGLKGPIMNFVLKYVKKMVPEYDIPGAVRFRDTLTLGQMHKLPQVEISPDDIAFLQYTGGTTGVAKGAMLTHRNLVANMQQASAWVGANAKLGQEIIITALPLYHIFALTANGLVFMKFGGLNHMITNPRDMPAFVKELKNTPFTAITGVNTLFNGLLNTPGFAEVDFSKLHLTLGGGMAVQRSVADRWKEVTGVTLIEAYGLTETSPAACINPMDLPAYNGAIGLPISSTDACVQDENFNILGVGEVGELCIKGPQVMKGYWQRPKETDDVIDKDGWLHTGDMARMDEKGYFYIVDRKKDMILVSGFNVYPNEIEDVIAMMPGVLEVAAVGVPDDKSGEAVKVVIVKKDQALTAEEVKAHARLNLTGYKHPKYVEFRKELPKTNVGKILRRELRDAPK
- a CDS encoding nuclear transport factor 2 family protein codes for the protein MGATGRSAARRPAPRALWLLGLLALLLSACGEQAPPEQRLRATVQQMHETIQQRDPSALEDLLAKDFVGTNGLDRLGARRMAMALFLRYRNVGVKLGPLKVQMKPGHATVSFTAALTGAAGTIPDAAQIYDVQTGWREEGGEWRLTSARWTPVL